GAAATCATGATTGAAAAAGAGGAAGATCAAAAAGAAAAAGTATTAGAAATGTCTATTGAAGAATTAGACTTATCTGTACGTTCTTATAACTGCTTGAAACGCGCAGGAATCAATTCTGTACAAGAGTTAGCTGATAAATCTGAAGCTGACATGATGAAAGTGCGTAATTTAGGTCGTAAATCTCTTGAAGAAGTAAAATATAAATTAGAAGATTTAGGATTAGGATTAAGAAAAGAAGATTGATAAAGGAGGTTAACTCATGGGTTACAGAAAATTAGGTCGTACTTCTGATCAACGTAAAGCTATGTTACGTAACTTAGCTACTTCACTTATCGTAAGTGAGCGTATTGAAACTACAGAAGCTCGTGCAAAAGAAGTTCGCAGTGTTGTTGAGAAATTAATCACTTTAGGTAAAAAAGGAGATTTAGCTTCTCGTCGTAATGCAGCTAAAACATTACAAAATGTTGAAATCTTAAACGAAGATGAAACTACTCAAACTGCTCTTCAAAAATTATTCGGTGAAATCGCTGAACGTTATACAGACCGCCAAGGTGGTTATACTCGTATTCTTAAAGAAGGCCCTCGTCGTGGTGACGGTGCTGAATCAGTAATTATCGAATTAGTATAATTTAACTATAAATACACTAACTACTTATATATAAAGCAAATGAGTGCAACGATAATGTCTGCCACATACAGACATTGTCTAGCTCAGAGTACCCCATCAAACTAAATATTAAATTAAAGCGTGAACTCAACAAAACTGATGGGGTGCGCGCTTTTTTATTTTTAAGCTGAGATATTCATATCTTCAGCTTTTTTTAATACATTATAGTTCTACATACAAAATACTTTTAATCATTATGAACACGTATACATATGATATTAAATAATGTAAAATGTTAAAGGTAATTAAAATTAAAAGGGGGAATAAAAGTGAAGGAAGAAGATAATATTATTGAATTTAAAAATGTATCATTTAAATACCAAAGTGATTCTGCCTTCACTTTAAATGACGTATCATTTCATATTCCTCGAGGTCAATGGACGAGTATAGTTGGTCACAATGGTTCAGGTAAATCAACTGTTACTAAACTAATGGTAGGTATTGAAGAATCAGATGAAGGGCAAATCTTGTTTAATAATCATAAAATTAATAAAGATAATATAGCCCAAATAAGAAAGCAGATTGGCATTGTCTTTCAAAATCCAGATAATCAATTTGTAGGAGCAATTGTTAAGTATGATGTTGCCTTTGGTCTGGAAAATCATTCAGTACCTTATCATGAAATGCAGGAAAAAGTAACAACTGCACTTAAACAAGTTGATATGTTAGATTTAGCAGAATATGAACCACATTCATTATCAGGAGGTCAAAAACAAAGAGTAGCTATTGCTAGTGTTTTAGCATTAAATCCGTCAGTTATCATTTTAGATGAAGCTACATCAATGTTAGATCCTGTAGCTAAATCATCATTATTACAATTAGTAAAAGAACTTCAAAAGGAACAACAAATTACTATCATTTCTATTACCCATGATTTATCTGAAACGATGAACGCAGATAATATTATTGTTATGAATCACGGAAGAATTTATAAACAAGGTAAACCAAGTGAAATCTATAATGATGTTGATCAACTCATGAA
The DNA window shown above is from Staphylococcus sp. M0911 and carries:
- the rplQ gene encoding 50S ribosomal protein L17, coding for MGYRKLGRTSDQRKAMLRNLATSLIVSERIETTEARAKEVRSVVEKLITLGKKGDLASRRNAAKTLQNVEILNEDETTQTALQKLFGEIAERYTDRQGGYTRILKEGPRRGDGAESVIIELV
- a CDS encoding energy-coupling factor transporter ATPase produces the protein MKEEDNIIEFKNVSFKYQSDSAFTLNDVSFHIPRGQWTSIVGHNGSGKSTVTKLMVGIEESDEGQILFNNHKINKDNIAQIRKQIGIVFQNPDNQFVGAIVKYDVAFGLENHSVPYHEMQEKVTTALKQVDMLDLAEYEPHSLSGGQKQRVAIASVLALNPSVIILDEATSMLDPVAKSSLLQLVKELQKEQQITIISITHDLSETMNADNIIVMNHGRIYKQGKPSEIYNDVDQLMKIGLELPFSMKMNQLLFESSSFVTYEGLVNQL